In one window of Oscillatoria sp. FACHB-1407 DNA:
- a CDS encoding SpoIID/LytB domain-containing protein, protein MTSATPSRLKQLWLKPLLKLAQKSWWMSLLVWLAAIAPAHAALELRVAIEQDVSRVTLGSSTPATVRDASGQVLAQLPAGGAVTAQAASGAIQVNQFQTGQVWVEPSNGGFVFIGDRWYRGRTMVVPTGGGLTAVNYVDLEQYLYSVVGGEMPTNWPLEALKAQAVTARSYALYQRQTSANAVFDVGDTTAWQVYRGVEEETNTTQAAVQQTEGQVLTYNGQIIEAVFHSSSGGHTENVEDVWTQALPYLRAVQDFDQGAPVYQWNETIPADRLRQVIPGIGNILSMVPDRTTPRGRIVTMRVTGEGGTRIVSGAELRRSLQLRSTLFSVTPILGQVASAGNVPSIPTGFLITGRGFGHGLGMSQWGAYNLASQGYNYQQIVTHYYTGATLAKIQVE, encoded by the coding sequence ATGACTTCTGCAACCCCAAGCCGTTTGAAACAGTTGTGGTTAAAGCCGTTGTTGAAATTAGCCCAAAAATCGTGGTGGATGTCTCTGTTGGTCTGGTTAGCCGCGATCGCCCCAGCCCATGCAGCTTTAGAGTTGCGGGTGGCGATCGAACAGGATGTTTCCCGGGTGACGTTGGGTAGCTCTACTCCAGCAACGGTGCGAGATGCCTCCGGTCAAGTGTTAGCCCAATTACCGGCAGGTGGAGCTGTGACGGCTCAGGCAGCATCCGGAGCTATCCAGGTTAACCAATTTCAAACAGGACAAGTTTGGGTTGAACCCAGTAACGGGGGCTTTGTGTTTATTGGCGATCGCTGGTATCGCGGACGCACCATGGTCGTCCCCACTGGAGGTGGGCTGACTGCCGTCAATTATGTTGATTTAGAACAATATCTCTACAGTGTTGTCGGTGGCGAGATGCCGACCAACTGGCCTCTTGAAGCTCTCAAAGCGCAGGCGGTAACGGCTCGATCCTACGCACTCTATCAACGTCAGACCAGTGCGAATGCGGTCTTTGATGTCGGTGACACAACCGCATGGCAGGTGTATCGTGGGGTTGAAGAAGAAACCAACACCACTCAAGCTGCCGTTCAACAAACCGAAGGGCAAGTTTTAACCTATAACGGGCAAATTATCGAAGCAGTGTTTCACTCCTCATCAGGTGGACACACTGAAAATGTCGAAGATGTTTGGACGCAAGCCCTACCCTATTTGCGTGCTGTTCAGGATTTTGACCAGGGTGCCCCCGTCTATCAGTGGAATGAAACTATCCCGGCTGATCGCCTGCGGCAGGTGATCCCCGGTATTGGCAACATTCTCTCCATGGTTCCCGATCGCACCACCCCCCGTGGTCGCATTGTCACGATGCGCGTTACAGGGGAAGGCGGAACTCGAATTGTCAGTGGGGCTGAATTGCGGCGATCGCTGCAACTGAGAAGCACGCTGTTTTCCGTGACACCGATCCTGGGACAGGTTGCCAGTGCCGGAAACGTTCCCTCCATTCCCACCGGATTTCTCATTACTGGACGCGGATTTGGTCATGGCTTAGGCATGAGCCAATGGGGAGCTTACAACCTGGCATCCCAAGGCTACAACTATCAGCAGATCGTGACCCACTACTACACCGGGGCAACCCTTGCCAAGATTCAGGTCGAATAA
- a CDS encoding photosystem I assembly protein Ycf3, whose protein sequence is MPRTQRNDNFIDKSFTVMADLILKLLPANQTAKEAFAYYRDGMSAQADGEYAEALANYEEALKLEEDPYDRSFILYNIGLIHASNGEHDRALGYYEQALECNPRMPQALNNVAVIYHYLGEQQQEAGDSDAANSYFDKAADYWQQAIQLAPNNYIEAQNWLKTTGRLKIDVF, encoded by the coding sequence ATGCCTAGAACCCAACGCAACGATAACTTTATCGACAAAAGCTTTACGGTCATGGCGGACTTGATTCTCAAGTTGCTGCCCGCTAACCAAACCGCTAAAGAGGCGTTTGCCTACTATCGAGATGGCATGTCTGCTCAAGCTGATGGTGAATATGCCGAAGCGTTGGCAAACTACGAAGAAGCCCTGAAGTTAGAAGAAGACCCCTACGATCGCAGCTTCATTCTTTACAACATCGGCTTGATTCATGCCAGTAATGGGGAGCACGATAGAGCTCTCGGCTATTATGAGCAGGCATTAGAGTGCAATCCCCGGATGCCCCAGGCGTTGAATAACGTTGCTGTGATCTATCACTACCTGGGTGAGCAGCAGCAAGAAGCAGGTGATTCAGATGCCGCAAACTCCTACTTCGATAAGGCAGCTGACTACTGGCAGCAAGCTATTCAATTAGCACCCAATAACTACATCGAAGCGCAAAACTGGCTCAAAACCACAGGACGCTTAAAGATTGACGTGTTCTAA
- a CDS encoding HU family DNA-binding protein translates to MNKGELIDAVAEKAGVTKKEADRILSATFEVIQDAVAGGEKVTLVGFGTFEPRERKEREGRNPKSGEAMKIPATRVPAFSAGKLFKEKVSPPNGKVA, encoded by the coding sequence ATGAATAAAGGTGAATTAATTGACGCGGTTGCAGAAAAAGCAGGTGTCACTAAAAAAGAAGCGGATCGAATTTTGTCCGCTACGTTTGAAGTCATTCAAGATGCCGTTGCTGGTGGCGAAAAGGTGACGTTAGTTGGTTTTGGAACGTTTGAACCTCGCGAACGCAAAGAACGTGAGGGGCGCAATCCCAAGAGTGGCGAAGCCATGAAAATTCCAGCAACTCGTGTTCCGGCTTTCAGTGCAGGAAAACTCTTTAAGGAGAAAGTTTCCCCTCCTAATGGCAAAGTTGCTTAA
- a CDS encoding metallophosphoesterase family protein — translation MATNVGVISDTHKLLRPEAIAALQMADLILHAGDIGAPEVLEKLEAIAPVIAVRGNNDKGEWAEALPEEQTVTVESVAIHLLHIVKNLNLAELGAEVQVVISGHSHKPQIEQRDGILFLNPGSAGPRRFKLPICLAFMHIDGTNVETQMVSLVDL, via the coding sequence ATGGCAACTAACGTTGGAGTCATTTCAGATACACACAAATTACTGCGTCCAGAGGCGATCGCCGCTCTACAGATGGCAGACTTGATCCTTCATGCTGGCGATATTGGTGCGCCGGAGGTATTAGAAAAATTGGAGGCGATCGCTCCGGTCATTGCGGTGCGAGGCAACAACGACAAAGGAGAGTGGGCGGAAGCACTTCCAGAGGAGCAAACAGTCACCGTTGAGTCCGTAGCCATTCATCTGCTCCACATTGTAAAAAATCTTAACCTTGCTGAATTGGGAGCAGAGGTGCAGGTGGTTATCAGTGGTCACTCTCACAAACCCCAGATCGAACAGCGAGATGGGATCTTATTTTTGAATCCGGGAAGTGCTGGACCAAGACGCTTCAAACTGCCTATTTGTCTGGCTTTTATGCACATTGACGGAACTAACGTTGAGACTCAAATGGTGTCTCTGGTCGATTTATAA
- the pirA gene encoding arginine synthesis PII-interacting regulator PirA translates to MKLIYRGNAYDYNQTASAGVQAPFKAANGYRSPYVLTYRGTTYMVDPSVQAAQAAIPTSYNLTYRGVTYQVNRNTEGVTTTTVQTAPQVQADRVPPTLSRNYITKVHTAKVHKANLLQNVQRRLKVARERGDQELVRMLEAELNQLAA, encoded by the coding sequence ATGAAACTCATCTATCGCGGCAACGCTTACGACTACAATCAAACAGCCTCAGCAGGGGTTCAGGCTCCTTTTAAAGCGGCTAATGGTTATCGTTCACCTTATGTGCTGACCTATCGGGGAACAACTTACATGGTTGATCCGAGTGTCCAAGCGGCTCAGGCAGCGATACCTACTTCCTACAACTTGACCTATCGTGGTGTAACTTATCAGGTCAATCGAAATACCGAAGGCGTCACTACGACCACGGTACAGACTGCACCTCAAGTGCAAGCCGATCGGGTTCCCCCGACCTTGTCTCGCAACTACATCACCAAAGTGCACACAGCAAAAGTTCACAAAGCTAATTTGCTGCAAAACGTTCAGCGTCGTCTTAAAGTTGCACGCGAACGGGGTGATCAAGAGTTGGTTCGGATGTTAGAAGCAGAGCTTAATCAACTTGCAGCATAA
- the hemN gene encoding oxygen-independent coproporphyrinogen III oxidase produces MFSLPTIQFDPQLLRKYDQPLPRYTSYPPATELKPEFEDVNFRAAIAIGNYKKTPLSLYCHIPFCETACYFCGCNTVITSRKELADPYIDYLIRNIHQVDALIDGDRPVHQLHWGGGTPNYLSLQQVERLWTALHDRFNFDPAAEISLEVNPRYLDREYVHFLRQLGFNRISFGIQDFNPVVQEAINRVQPKELLFNVMDWMREANFDSVNVDLIYGLPYQTLETFRETIRQTIALNPDRIAVFNFAYVPWLKPIQKRLPQEAMPQASEKLDILQMTIEELTSNGYVYIGMDHFAKPNDELAIAQREGQLHRNFQGYTTKPESDLVSFGMTSISMLHDVYVQNHKRLKDFYRAIDLDVLPIERGVSLSHEDIVRRTIIMELMCQFQLSKEALQEKYHLSFDQEFDDHFAGEQAALRQLEIDGLIEHTPNHIQVTPVGRLLIRNIAAVFDTFLKRRATTGFSKAI; encoded by the coding sequence ATGTTTTCATTGCCAACTATTCAATTTGATCCGCAATTACTCCGCAAATACGATCAACCGCTGCCTCGCTATACCAGTTATCCTCCTGCAACTGAGTTAAAACCAGAGTTTGAGGACGTTAACTTTAGAGCCGCGATCGCCATTGGAAACTATAAAAAAACACCTTTATCGCTCTACTGTCACATTCCCTTTTGTGAAACGGCTTGCTATTTTTGTGGTTGCAATACTGTTATCACCTCTCGCAAAGAACTGGCTGACCCGTATATCGATTACTTAATTCGCAATATTCATCAAGTCGATGCGTTGATCGATGGCGATCGCCCCGTACACCAACTCCACTGGGGTGGCGGTACACCCAATTACCTTTCGCTGCAACAGGTTGAACGGTTATGGACAGCGTTGCATGATCGATTTAACTTTGATCCAGCAGCCGAAATCTCACTGGAAGTAAACCCCCGGTACCTCGACCGTGAGTATGTACACTTTTTACGCCAGTTAGGATTTAACCGCATTAGTTTTGGGATTCAAGATTTCAACCCGGTTGTACAGGAAGCGATTAATCGAGTTCAACCCAAAGAACTGCTGTTTAACGTCATGGATTGGATGCGAGAAGCCAATTTTGATAGTGTTAACGTCGATTTAATCTATGGATTGCCCTATCAAACCCTCGAAACTTTCAGAGAAACTATTCGTCAAACGATCGCCCTAAACCCAGATCGCATTGCCGTTTTCAACTTTGCCTATGTGCCTTGGCTCAAACCCATTCAGAAGCGGTTGCCACAAGAAGCCATGCCGCAAGCCTCAGAAAAGTTAGACATTTTGCAGATGACGATTGAGGAGCTAACCAGCAATGGTTATGTCTACATTGGCATGGATCATTTCGCTAAGCCCAACGATGAATTGGCGATCGCCCAACGGGAAGGGCAACTGCACCGCAACTTTCAGGGCTACACCACTAAGCCAGAATCAGATTTGGTTAGCTTTGGCATGACCTCGATCAGCATGTTGCACGATGTCTATGTGCAAAATCACAAACGTCTGAAAGACTTTTATCGGGCGATCGATTTAGACGTGTTGCCGATCGAACGGGGCGTTTCCCTGAGTCACGAAGATATTGTTCGTCGGACAATCATTATGGAATTGATGTGTCAGTTTCAACTGTCAAAAGAGGCGTTGCAAGAGAAATATCATCTCAGTTTCGATCAGGAATTTGATGATCACTTTGCAGGAGAACAAGCCGCTTTAAGGCAACTTGAAATCGACGGGTTAATTGAACATACACCCAATCACATTCAAGTAACCCCCGTTGGGCGATTGCTGATCCGCAATATCGCGGCAGTATTTGACACTTTCCTTAAAAGACGTGCCACTACTGGTTTTTCAAAAGCAATTTAG
- a CDS encoding biliverdin-producing heme oxygenase, whose protein sequence is MSHDLALRLREGTKHSHTAAENTAYMKCFLKGIVEREPFRKLLANLYFVYRALEDELQRHQEHPAVKPIYFPEINRTANLERDLAYYYGDNWREQITPLPEGKVYVDRIHEVANTDPALLIAHSYTRYMGDLSGGQALKNIVRNALNLPEGQGTALHEFEQLPTPDAKRLFKEKYRDALNALPVDEDTIQRIIAEANYAFTLNRDVVHALEDDVKAVIGEHVFDLLTRQAIPGATERPPHHAATPVPEYSI, encoded by the coding sequence ATGAGTCATGATTTAGCCCTGCGCCTGCGAGAAGGTACAAAACACTCCCACACGGCGGCTGAAAACACTGCATACATGAAATGCTTTTTGAAAGGAATTGTAGAACGCGAACCATTCCGCAAATTATTAGCCAATCTCTACTTTGTATATCGTGCGTTAGAAGATGAGCTACAACGCCATCAAGAGCACCCTGCTGTGAAGCCGATCTACTTTCCAGAGATTAACCGTACAGCGAATTTAGAGCGTGATTTGGCATATTACTACGGTGATAACTGGCGTGAACAAATTACACCTCTTCCAGAAGGAAAAGTGTATGTCGATCGCATTCACGAAGTTGCCAATACTGACCCTGCTCTGCTCATTGCTCATTCGTATACCCGTTATATGGGCGACCTTTCCGGTGGGCAAGCCCTCAAAAATATTGTCCGTAATGCATTGAACTTGCCTGAGGGTCAGGGAACTGCTCTGCATGAGTTTGAACAGTTGCCTACACCGGACGCAAAGCGATTGTTTAAGGAAAAATATCGTGATGCGCTAAATGCTCTGCCTGTGGACGAAGACACCATCCAACGCATTATTGCTGAAGCCAATTATGCGTTTACCTTAAATCGAGATGTGGTGCATGCTTTAGAAGATGATGTGAAAGCTGTCATTGGTGAACATGTGTTTGACCTGTTGACTCGTCAAGCGATTCCCGGAGCAACGGAGCGTCCGCCCCATCATGCTGCTACACCTGTCCCGGAATATAGCATTTAG
- the acsF gene encoding magnesium-protoporphyrin IX monomethyl ester (oxidative) cyclase, producing the protein MVNSPSKPILETSDKTKALTETILTPRFYTTDFEKAAELDLSAQDAELQAMLAEMRADYNRHHFVRDESFEQSWEHITGTARKAFIDYLERSCISEFSGFLLFKELSRKLKERSPLLSEMFNLMARDEARHAGFLNKAMGDFGCTMDLGYLTKNRVYTFFPIEWVLYTVYLSEKIGYWRYIIIYRHLEKHPENQFYPLFHYFESWCQDENRHGDIFKALLRSQPQLWQTWQSRLWSRFFLLSVFATHTLTVHERAEFYHILGLDPTEFDAEVIRKTNETAARAFPSILDTDHPEFFKRLHRCSDLNKQLSEIDRSNQPKWLKTLRKLPLQAAIVGHLLRIYLLKPIDAEALRSTVR; encoded by the coding sequence ATGGTCAATTCTCCATCCAAACCCATTCTGGAGACGTCAGATAAAACCAAAGCATTAACAGAAACTATTCTGACTCCCCGGTTTTATACAACCGATTTTGAAAAAGCAGCAGAGCTAGATCTATCGGCTCAGGATGCTGAGTTGCAAGCGATGTTGGCAGAGATGCGAGCCGACTATAATCGACATCATTTTGTCCGAGACGAGTCATTTGAACAATCTTGGGAGCACATCACAGGTACAGCACGCAAAGCGTTTATCGATTATTTAGAGCGATCCTGCATCTCTGAATTTTCCGGTTTTTTACTGTTTAAAGAACTCTCACGCAAGTTAAAAGAGCGTAGTCCTCTCTTGTCTGAAATGTTTAACCTGATGGCACGCGATGAAGCGCGACATGCAGGTTTTCTCAACAAAGCCATGGGAGATTTTGGCTGCACCATGGATCTGGGATACCTGACAAAAAATCGGGTGTATACCTTCTTCCCAATTGAGTGGGTGTTATATACGGTTTATCTCTCTGAAAAGATTGGTTACTGGCGTTACATCATTATTTATCGCCATTTAGAGAAGCACCCTGAAAACCAGTTCTATCCCCTGTTCCACTATTTTGAGAGTTGGTGTCAGGATGAGAACCGTCACGGGGACATTTTCAAAGCATTATTGCGCTCACAACCCCAACTCTGGCAAACCTGGCAATCACGCTTGTGGAGTCGGTTTTTCTTGTTGTCCGTGTTTGCGACTCATACCCTTACAGTGCACGAACGGGCAGAGTTTTATCACATTTTAGGACTTGACCCAACCGAGTTTGATGCAGAGGTGATTCGCAAAACCAACGAGACAGCCGCGAGAGCATTTCCATCAATATTAGATACGGATCATCCTGAGTTCTTTAAGCGGTTGCATCGCTGTTCTGATTTGAATAAACAGCTTTCAGAGATTGATCGCTCTAACCAACCAAAGTGGCTGAAAACATTACGCAAGTTGCCATTGCAAGCTGCAATTGTAGGGCATTTGTTGCGAATTTATCTGCTTAAGCCAATTGATGCTGAAGCATTGCGATCGACCGTTCGCTAA
- a CDS encoding bacteriohemerythrin codes for MPIAFWLDEYCTGNVQVDREHQVLFYIVNSLHEAMMQRATLPIIEDLLRTLATHTIRHFQSEEELMQTHRYPGYDRHKLSHERLKTKVIALVQKFHEQGDGAIDELTGFLAEWLVHHIKGEDQKMIQFFHEQVNRDNTALVASQEV; via the coding sequence ATGCCGATCGCATTTTGGCTTGATGAATACTGTACTGGAAATGTTCAGGTCGATCGGGAACATCAAGTCCTGTTTTATATTGTCAACTCACTGCATGAAGCTATGATGCAGCGAGCTACATTACCAATCATTGAAGACCTACTTCGTACCTTGGCAACTCATACGATTCGCCACTTCCAAAGCGAGGAGGAGTTGATGCAAACTCACCGCTATCCGGGATACGATCGCCACAAGTTGTCCCATGAACGGTTAAAAACTAAAGTGATCGCTCTAGTTCAAAAGTTTCATGAGCAAGGTGATGGGGCGATCGACGAGTTAACAGGCTTTTTAGCAGAGTGGTTAGTTCACCACATCAAAGGCGAAGATCAAAAAATGATCCAGTTTTTCCACGAGCAAGTGAACCGAGACAATACGGCTTTAGTTGCCTCACAGGAAGTTTAA
- the hetL gene encoding heterocyst differentiation pentapeptide repeat protein HetL, with translation MNVEEILNYYLDGERSFQKIKLQEADLHNAHLHGINLNQADLRQSRLGKTDFSRASFREADLSEAILWGTDLSEADLYRAVLREADLSGAKLSYANLEYANFSKASLCGANLIYARLYRANLFETDLRPTSDQVTDLGHATLIDADLSYANLSGAVLYRANLAGAKLCRAHLNRTLQQGLKPTDLREANLSKADLSYADLTGAILQKTNLRGADLTGAILTDVDLQGAIMPDGSVHE, from the coding sequence ATGAATGTTGAAGAGATTTTGAATTACTATCTTGATGGAGAACGAAGCTTCCAAAAGATCAAATTACAGGAAGCCGATTTGCACAATGCTCACCTCCATGGCATTAATCTGAATCAGGCAGATCTGCGGCAATCTCGGTTAGGGAAAACGGACTTCAGTCGAGCCAGTTTTCGAGAAGCAGATTTGAGTGAAGCGATCCTATGGGGAACGGATTTGAGTGAAGCCGATCTCTATCGGGCAGTGTTGCGGGAAGCCGATCTGAGTGGCGCAAAACTGAGCTACGCCAACTTAGAATACGCCAACTTTAGTAAAGCCAGTCTGTGTGGAGCTAACCTCATTTACGCCAGGTTATATCGTGCCAATTTGTTTGAAACCGACTTGCGACCCACCTCCGATCAGGTCACCGATCTAGGACATGCCACCTTGATCGATGCCGATCTGTCCTACGCCAATTTGAGTGGAGCGGTGCTCTATCGAGCCAATTTAGCAGGGGCAAAGTTGTGTCGTGCTCATCTCAATCGCACGTTGCAACAGGGCTTAAAGCCAACGGATCTGCGAGAGGCAAACCTGAGCAAGGCAGACTTGAGTTATGCCGATTTAACTGGAGCGATCTTGCAAAAAACGAATTTACGAGGGGCTGACTTGACGGGAGCTATTCTGACCGATGTTGACTTGCAAGGGGCTATCATGCCGGATGGTTCAGTTCATGAGTGA
- a CDS encoding tryptophan-rich sensory protein has product MQPASSNSDRLRAILTLIAILGTLGVNVVSNIAPLNGLNIGEISNTIFADVKVTPANYAFVIWGLIYAGLIAFGVYQLRSENYRNIKLQRTSYLIIAACIAQIIWVFLFLGRQFVLSVVAMLGILIPLAMIYLHLRTRHERISRQEQWSVYIPMSVYFGWITVATVVNVATALYSLGWTGGGISAEVWTAIMIGVSAAIAAVIAFRYQDWAYVLVIVWALVAIAVRQLSIPLIAVTAIVLAIALLFIPPLKRLTDKS; this is encoded by the coding sequence ATGCAACCTGCCTCCTCTAACAGCGATCGCCTCCGTGCCATTCTCACCCTCATCGCGATCCTTGGGACGCTGGGAGTGAATGTTGTCTCCAACATTGCGCCGCTCAACGGACTCAATATTGGTGAAATCTCCAACACTATCTTTGCCGATGTAAAAGTGACTCCTGCAAACTATGCCTTTGTCATCTGGGGACTCATTTATGCGGGGCTAATTGCCTTTGGTGTTTATCAACTGCGCTCTGAAAATTACCGCAACATCAAGTTGCAACGCACCAGTTATCTGATTATCGCTGCCTGTATTGCCCAAATTATTTGGGTCTTTTTGTTTTTGGGTCGTCAGTTTGTGTTGTCTGTTGTGGCAATGTTGGGTATTTTGATTCCCTTAGCCATGATTTATCTGCACTTAAGAACGAGACATGAACGAATATCGCGGCAAGAGCAGTGGTCGGTGTATATTCCCATGAGTGTTTATTTTGGGTGGATCACGGTGGCAACAGTTGTGAACGTGGCGACTGCGTTGTATAGCCTGGGCTGGACAGGAGGCGGAATATCGGCTGAGGTGTGGACTGCCATTATGATTGGGGTGAGTGCGGCGATCGCGGCTGTGATTGCGTTTCGTTATCAAGATTGGGCGTATGTGTTGGTGATTGTGTGGGCGTTGGTGGCGATCGCAGTGCGACAGTTGAGTATTCCTCTGATTGCAGTTACAGCAATTGTATTGGCGATCGCGCTGTTGTTTATTCCACCGCTTAAACGACTCACTGATAAATCCTAG
- a CDS encoding cobalamin-binding protein produces the protein MSPLNPSAPNALRIVSLLPSATEILAVLNLTPAIVGRSHECDYPPEIASRPICTSARLNPGKPSGDIDADVKTLLQSTLSIYDIELDVLQHLQPTHIVTQDQCDVCAVNFSLVEAAVATLSEPRPKVISLQPHTLSDVWTDIERVATELQVDSSAAIAPLKARVDACRQKTQDLSNRPTVAAIEWIDPLMGSGNWIPELVELAGGKDLFGTVGQHSPYISWDALLVADPDVIIVMPCGFDLAKTRQEMQQAIATHPQWQQLRAVQQQQLYLTDGNAYFNRPGPRLVDSLEILAEILHPDLFQPHHNGSGWQPFVE, from the coding sequence ATGTCGCCGTTAAATCCTTCAGCCCCCAATGCATTGAGAATCGTATCGTTGTTGCCCAGTGCAACTGAGATTTTAGCTGTCTTAAATCTAACTCCAGCGATTGTAGGACGCAGCCATGAATGCGACTATCCTCCTGAGATTGCAAGTCGTCCCATCTGCACCTCTGCTCGCCTCAACCCTGGCAAACCCAGTGGGGACATTGATGCCGATGTCAAAACCTTATTGCAATCGACTTTGAGTATCTATGACATTGAGCTAGATGTTTTGCAACACCTCCAACCTACCCATATCGTCACTCAAGACCAGTGCGATGTCTGCGCGGTCAACTTTTCCCTTGTGGAAGCTGCCGTTGCCACCTTGAGCGAACCCCGACCAAAAGTAATTTCGCTGCAACCGCATACGTTAAGTGACGTCTGGACAGACATTGAGCGTGTTGCTACAGAGTTACAGGTCGATTCGTCTGCGGCGATCGCACCCCTCAAAGCGCGAGTTGATGCCTGTCGGCAAAAGACTCAAGACCTGTCTAACCGTCCCACCGTGGCAGCGATCGAGTGGATTGACCCCCTGATGGGAAGTGGCAACTGGATTCCTGAACTGGTGGAACTGGCAGGTGGCAAAGACCTGTTTGGGACGGTTGGGCAGCACTCACCCTACATCTCCTGGGATGCGCTGTTAGTCGCAGATCCTGACGTGATTATTGTGATGCCTTGTGGATTTGACCTGGCGAAAACCCGGCAAGAAATGCAACAGGCGATCGCCACCCATCCCCAATGGCAACAGTTACGGGCTGTGCAACAACAGCAACTTTATCTCACCGATGGGAATGCCTACTTTAATCGCCCCGGCCCGCGTCTAGTTGATTCCCTGGAAATCTTGGCAGAGATTCTGCACCCAGACCTGTTTCAGCCACACCATAACGGCAGTGGATGGCAACCGTTTGTCGAATAA
- a CDS encoding App1 family protein encodes MTDWIWAVSNLTNRLNAGLDHLKQLIAEKLGTEDPITIIPYHGYGTPDLLYLKGRVLQDQGIKLREENASLWQNLRNMYRRFETDEVPYARLRVMYGDFQQEVTANQEGFFELEISLQPPLQGDRLTPEAPSLPHWETLHVELLEPDLPKFQQSCCAEAGVLVVSDRAKFGVISDIDDTIVQTAATDLMKMIRIAYLGNEHTRTPFPGVPAFYHALQAGHSGNEGNPIFYVSSSAWNMYDLFTKFMEFHHMPSAPILLKDAELSLDNLLTFEHESHKIEQMTPIFERFPDLFWILIGDTGQKDAEIYSQMVQRYPGRILAIYLHDVTPDKSERQRELEAIAETVRQAGSEWVLFSDTVTAATHAAEKGWISPSALSDMPSTAPQEH; translated from the coding sequence ATGACAGACTGGATTTGGGCTGTCTCAAATTTGACGAATCGTCTTAATGCTGGGCTAGATCACCTTAAACAGCTAATTGCTGAGAAGCTCGGCACAGAAGACCCCATCACCATCATTCCTTACCATGGTTATGGCACACCAGACCTGTTGTATCTGAAAGGTCGAGTGCTGCAAGACCAGGGAATCAAATTGCGGGAAGAAAACGCCTCCCTCTGGCAAAATTTGCGGAATATGTATCGCCGCTTTGAGACAGACGAAGTGCCCTATGCCAGATTACGGGTGATGTATGGCGACTTTCAGCAGGAAGTGACAGCCAATCAGGAAGGCTTTTTTGAACTGGAAATCTCATTGCAGCCTCCGTTGCAGGGCGATCGCTTGACGCCAGAAGCCCCTTCCCTGCCTCACTGGGAAACCCTGCATGTGGAGCTATTGGAACCCGATCTTCCAAAGTTTCAACAGAGTTGTTGCGCTGAAGCGGGAGTGCTGGTGGTTAGCGATCGCGCCAAATTTGGGGTGATCAGCGACATCGACGACACGATTGTACAAACCGCCGCAACCGATCTAATGAAGATGATCCGGATTGCCTATCTGGGAAACGAGCACACCCGCACGCCATTTCCGGGGGTTCCAGCGTTCTATCATGCGTTGCAGGCAGGTCACAGCGGCAATGAAGGCAACCCCATCTTTTATGTCTCCAGTAGTGCCTGGAACATGTATGACTTGTTTACCAAGTTCATGGAATTTCACCACATGCCCAGTGCTCCCATCTTGCTAAAGGATGCGGAATTATCGCTTGATAACTTATTGACCTTTGAACACGAGAGCCACAAGATTGAGCAGATGACTCCCATCTTTGAACGGTTTCCTGATCTGTTCTGGATTTTAATTGGCGACACCGGACAAAAGGACGCTGAAATTTATAGCCAGATGGTACAACGCTATCCGGGGCGAATTCTGGCGATTTATCTGCATGATGTCACACCCGATAAGAGTGAGCGTCAACGAGAATTGGAGGCGATCGCTGAAACGGTACGTCAGGCTGGCAGCGAATGGGTCTTGTTTTCTGATACAGTAACGGCGGCAACCCATGCGGCAGAGAAAGGCTGGATCTCCCCATCTGCCTTGTCTGATATGCCATCCACTGCACCCCAGGAGCATTGA